A stretch of the Diadema setosum chromosome 16, eeDiaSeto1, whole genome shotgun sequence genome encodes the following:
- the LOC140240098 gene encoding serrate RNA effector molecule homolog isoform X3, with protein sequence MESDEEYERRPRRRDKFRGERRDYNDRREREERRRDEWQDRRAQVGRMSPTQMRNRNRTFRNDWTRRDFPDYDRGRQDRYSPPSRRNDISPPAKRQRRDWDNSGYGYDGGHGNQGYGGYRSGWGGGGGGGGGGGGSGGGMMRSGQRGQYQGQGHGHGMDNEQGGRGESGSASGQMLSFKQFLASQEDSIDDQEAVKKYNEYKLEFHKAQLSEFFLAHKDEEWFRTKYYPDECERQQAETEDAIDRRLRVFMEFFKKGDVDKVGLQSDQSEGVIRLLDSVVIRLEGGTDLDLSILDQPEPTRIGERERSVSESARPPKVEEKPQDSKKEEGEEDGEEVEKEEKKADVEDGEAESKETEEDKKTTEGEEGPTPPPPKDDDSKVSLPEPIPPPPAQDDEKKDEEEAEKEGDTGHQSKKRKRGKKRKRPRDQEYSDSESDISSSSGSSESEESDQEQEMQEPEPAPPGLESNTDKGASESDNKLEEGEAKEEGEEGEEGEGEKEEQEEGEKEPEQPKPRALHKTFSIFIRNVAPIIKKEEIVALCKRYKGFMRVALAEPQPDRNFQRHGWVTFDRTVNIKEICWNLSSIRLRDCELSPVVNRDLAHRIRAVSGISAHKVIVQADLKLAARLVQLMDSKHELFTGEPGWDARKQKAKEDKQKEKEEEKKKKEESEAAAAAATAGGDAEKGEKTEEGSIEEKEEPKPVKEEPREPLPARNPVLENITDYLVEELSAEEEVLLGKKADGEEEGQEVGDVTFEKDEHLCKVLDRLLLYLRVVHSIDYYNCSVYGIEDEMPNRCGIMHCRGQNPPTRITQKDMENWQTNFENKLQPLMNIKAKMSDEELTKLGKKDQDLEVDKFIKANTKEMAKDKWLCPLSGKKFKGPEFVKKHIFNKHNDKIEAVKKEVLFFNNYLQDSARHRILESAKPKPAPSSSREGQGDQGHNGQRGGYHGYQQQSSYDGQRERQQQPLYTQNRGYSQQGRGGYDQGYGYSSQGPPQRQYQRRGDPRSIIQYRDLDAPDDSDFF encoded by the exons ATGGAAAGTGATGAAGAGTATGAGCGTCGCCCCCGGAGGCGCGATAAATTCCGCGGAGAGAGGAGGGATTATAATGACCGGAGGGAGAGGGAAGAAAGAAGGAGGGATGAGTGGCAAGATCG GCGCGCACAAGTGGGTAGGATGTCTCCTACTCAAATGAGGAACAGGAA TCGCACGTTTCGCAATGATTGGACCAGAAGAGACTTCCCCGACTACGACAGAGGGCGCCAGGATCGGTACAGCCCGCCATCCCGTCGCAACGACATTAGCCCACCAGCCAAGAGACAGCGACGTGACTG GGACAACAGCGGCTACGGCTATGATGGTGGCCACGGTAACCAAGGTTACGGAGGATATCGCAGTGGCTGGGGAGGAGGCGGTGGAGGGGGCGGTGGTGGCGGCGGCAGCGGAGGCGGCATGATGAGAAGCGGCCAGAGAGGGCAGTATCAAGGGCAAGGTCATGG GCATGGTATGGACAACGAGCAAGGGGGTCGTGGGGAGAGCGGCTCTGCCAGCGGCCAGATGCTCAGCTTCAAGCAGTTCCTGGCCTCGCAGGAGGACTCCATCGATGACCAGGAGGCCGTCAAGAAGTACAACGAGTACAAGCTGGAGTTCCACAAGGCCCAGCTCAGCGAGTTCTTCCTGGCCCACAAAGATGAGGAATG GTTCCGCACCAAGTACTACCCGGACGAGTGTGAGCGGCAGCAGGCCGAAACGGAAGATGCCATAGACCGCCGTCTCCGTGTTTTCATGGAGTTCTTCAAGAAGGGCGACGTGGACAAAGTCGGGCTGCAGTCGGACCAGTCTGAGGGCGTGATACGTCTCTTGGACTCGG TCGTGATACGCCTGGAGGGCGGAACAGACCTGGACCTCAGCATCCTGGATCAGCCGGAGCCCACCAGAATCGGAGAGAGGGAACGGAGTGTGTCGGAGTCTGCCAGACCCCCCAAAGTTGAAGAAAA ACCCCAGGATTCCAAGAAAGAGGAGGGCGAGGAAGATGGAGAGGAGGTagagaaggaggagaaaaaggCCGACGTGGAAGATGGAGAAGCAGAGAGCAAGGAGACAGAAGAGGACAAAAAGACAACGGAGGGCGAGGAGGGACCAACACCCCCACCTCCCAAAGAT GATGATAGTAAAGTGTCTCTTCCAGAGCCCATCCCACCACCTCCTGCTCAAGATGACGAgaagaaagatgaagaagaagccGAAAAG GAGGGGGACACAGGACACCAGtccaagaagaggaagagggggaAGAAGCGCAAGCGTCCCAGGGACCAGGAGTACAGCGACAGCGAGAGCGACATCAGCAGCAGTAGTGGGAGCAGCGAGTCGGAGGAGTCCGATCAGGAGCAGGAGATGCAGGAACCAGAGCCGGCCCCTCCAG GTTTGGAGAGCAACACAGACAAGGGAGCGTCGGAGAGCGACAACAAGCTGGAGGAGGGGGAGGCCAAGGAGGAAGGGGAAGAAGGCgaggagggagaaggggagaAAGAGGAGCAGGAGGAAGGGGAGAAGGAGCCGGAGCAGCCCAAGCCCCGCGCCCTCCACAAGACCTTCTCCATCTTCATACGCAACGTCGCCCCGATCATCAAGAAGGAAGAAATTGTGGCG CTGTGCAAGAGGTACAAGGGATTTATGAGGGTGGCCTTGGCTGAACCCCAGCCGGACAGGAACTTCCAGCGACACGGttgggtgacctttgaccgcacAGTCAACATCAAGGAGATCTGCTGGAACCTCAGCAGCATCAGA CTGCGAGACTGCGAGCTCAGCCCCGTGGTGAACCGCGACCTGGCGCACCGCATCCGGGCGGTCAGCGGCATCTCGGCCCACAAGGTCATCGTGCAGGCCGACCTGAAGCTGGCCGCCCGCCTCGTCCAGCTGATGGACAGCAAGCACGAGCTGTTCACCGGGGAGCCCGGCTGGGACGCCCGCAAGCAGAAGGCCAAGGAGGACAAgcagaaggagaaggaggaggagaagaagaagaaggaagagtcGGAGGCTGCTGCCGCCGCCGCGACGGCGGGCGGGGACGCAGAGAAGGGCGAGAAAACGGAGGAGGGGAGCATCGAGGAGAAAGAAGAG CCCAAACCTGTAAAGGAGGAGCCACGAGAACCCCTCCCGGCAAGGAACCCGGTCCTGGAGAACATCACCGACTACCTGGTGGAGGAGCTGAGCGCCGAGGAGGAGGTGTTGCTAGGCAAGAAGGCAGACGGGGAGGAGGAGGGACAGGAGGTCGGGGACGTGACCTTCGAGAAGGATGAACACCTCTGCAAG GTCTTGGACAGATTGCTGCTCTACCTACGCGTCGTTCACTCAATAGACTACTACAACTGCTCCGTCTATGGCATCGAAGACGAGATGCCCAACCGGTGCGGCATCATGCACTGCCGGGGACAGAACCCTCCCACAAGAATCACGCAGAAAGACA TGGAGAACTGGCAGACCAACTTTGAGAACAAGCTGCAGCCACTGATGAACATCAAAGCCAAGATGAGTGATGAAGAACTCACGAAACTGGGCAAGAAAGATCAGGATCT GGAGGTGGACAAGTTCATCAAGGCCAACACCAAGGAGATGGCAAAGGACAAGTGGCTGTGTCCGCTCAGTGGCAAGAAGTTCAAAGGGCCAGAGTTTGTCAAGAAGCACATCTTCAACAAGCACAACGACAAGATTGAGGCTGTCAAGAAAGAG GTCCTCTTCTTCAACAACTACCTCCAAGACTCCGCCAGACACAGGATCTTGGAATCCGCCAAGCCCAAGCCGGCTCCCAGCAGCTCCAGGGAGGGGCAGGGCGACCAGGGGCACAACGGCCAGAGAGGCGGTTACCATGGCTACCAGCAGCAGAGTAGCTACGACGGCCAGCGCGAGAGGCAGCAGCAGCCTCTGTATACTCAAAACAGAG GTTATTCGCAGCAAGGGCGGGGAGGATACGACCAGGGCTATGGCTACTCCAGCCAGGGACCCCCCCAGAGGCAGTACCAGCGAAG AGGTGACCCACGCTCCATCATCCAGTATCGCGACCTGGACGCTCCCGACGACAGTGACTTCTTCTAA
- the LOC140240098 gene encoding serrate RNA effector molecule homolog isoform X2, with protein sequence MSPTQMRNRNRTFRNDWTRRDFPDYDRGRQDRYSPPSRRNDISPPAKRQRRDWDNSGYGYDGGHGNQGYGGYRSGWGGGGGGGGGGGGSGGGMMRSGQRGQYQGQGHGRHGMDNEQGGRGESGSASGQMLSFKQFLASQEDSIDDQEAVKKYNEYKLEFHKAQLSEFFLAHKDEEWFRTKYYPDECERQQAETEDAIDRRLRVFMEFFKKGDVDKVGLQSDQSEGVIRLLDSVVIRLEGGTDLDLSILDQPEPTRIGERERSVSESARPPKVEEKPQDSKKEEGEEDGEEVEKEEKKADVEDGEAESKETEEDKKTTEGEEGPTPPPPKDDDSKVSLPEPIPPPPAQDDEKKDEEEAEKEGDTGHQSKKRKRGKKRKRPRDQEYSDSESDISSSSGSSESEESDQEQEMQEPEPAPPGLESNTDKGASESDNKLEEGEAKEEGEEGEEGEGEKEEQEEGEKEPEQPKPRALHKTFSIFIRNVAPIIKKEEIVALCKRYKGFMRVALAEPQPDRNFQRHGWVTFDRTVNIKEICWNLSSIRLRDCELSPVVNRDLAHRIRAVSGISAHKVIVQADLKLAARLVQLMDSKHELFTGEPGWDARKQKAKEDKQKEKEEEKKKKEESEAAAAAATAGGDAEKGEKTEEGSIEEKEEPKPVKEEPREPLPARNPVLENITDYLVEELSAEEEVLLGKKADGEEEGQEVGDVTFEKDEHLCKVLDRLLLYLRVVHSIDYYNCSVYGIEDEMPNRCGIMHCRGQNPPTRITQKDMENWQTNFENKLQPLMNIKAKMSDEELTKLGKKDQDLEVDKFIKANTKEMAKDKWLCPLSGKKFKGPEFVKKHIFNKHNDKIEAVKKEVLFFNNYLQDSARHRILESAKPKPAPSSSREGQGDQGHNGQRGGYHGYQQQSSYDGQRERQQQPLYTQNRGYSQQGRGGYDQGYGYSSQGPPQRQYQRR encoded by the exons ATGTCTCCTACTCAAATGAGGAACAGGAA TCGCACGTTTCGCAATGATTGGACCAGAAGAGACTTCCCCGACTACGACAGAGGGCGCCAGGATCGGTACAGCCCGCCATCCCGTCGCAACGACATTAGCCCACCAGCCAAGAGACAGCGACGTGACTG GGACAACAGCGGCTACGGCTATGATGGTGGCCACGGTAACCAAGGTTACGGAGGATATCGCAGTGGCTGGGGAGGAGGCGGTGGAGGGGGCGGTGGTGGCGGCGGCAGCGGAGGCGGCATGATGAGAAGCGGCCAGAGAGGGCAGTATCAAGGGCAAGGTCATGG CAGGCATGGTATGGACAACGAGCAAGGGGGTCGTGGGGAGAGCGGCTCTGCCAGCGGCCAGATGCTCAGCTTCAAGCAGTTCCTGGCCTCGCAGGAGGACTCCATCGATGACCAGGAGGCCGTCAAGAAGTACAACGAGTACAAGCTGGAGTTCCACAAGGCCCAGCTCAGCGAGTTCTTCCTGGCCCACAAAGATGAGGAATG GTTCCGCACCAAGTACTACCCGGACGAGTGTGAGCGGCAGCAGGCCGAAACGGAAGATGCCATAGACCGCCGTCTCCGTGTTTTCATGGAGTTCTTCAAGAAGGGCGACGTGGACAAAGTCGGGCTGCAGTCGGACCAGTCTGAGGGCGTGATACGTCTCTTGGACTCGG TCGTGATACGCCTGGAGGGCGGAACAGACCTGGACCTCAGCATCCTGGATCAGCCGGAGCCCACCAGAATCGGAGAGAGGGAACGGAGTGTGTCGGAGTCTGCCAGACCCCCCAAAGTTGAAGAAAA ACCCCAGGATTCCAAGAAAGAGGAGGGCGAGGAAGATGGAGAGGAGGTagagaaggaggagaaaaaggCCGACGTGGAAGATGGAGAAGCAGAGAGCAAGGAGACAGAAGAGGACAAAAAGACAACGGAGGGCGAGGAGGGACCAACACCCCCACCTCCCAAAGAT GATGATAGTAAAGTGTCTCTTCCAGAGCCCATCCCACCACCTCCTGCTCAAGATGACGAgaagaaagatgaagaagaagccGAAAAG GAGGGGGACACAGGACACCAGtccaagaagaggaagagggggaAGAAGCGCAAGCGTCCCAGGGACCAGGAGTACAGCGACAGCGAGAGCGACATCAGCAGCAGTAGTGGGAGCAGCGAGTCGGAGGAGTCCGATCAGGAGCAGGAGATGCAGGAACCAGAGCCGGCCCCTCCAG GTTTGGAGAGCAACACAGACAAGGGAGCGTCGGAGAGCGACAACAAGCTGGAGGAGGGGGAGGCCAAGGAGGAAGGGGAAGAAGGCgaggagggagaaggggagaAAGAGGAGCAGGAGGAAGGGGAGAAGGAGCCGGAGCAGCCCAAGCCCCGCGCCCTCCACAAGACCTTCTCCATCTTCATACGCAACGTCGCCCCGATCATCAAGAAGGAAGAAATTGTGGCG CTGTGCAAGAGGTACAAGGGATTTATGAGGGTGGCCTTGGCTGAACCCCAGCCGGACAGGAACTTCCAGCGACACGGttgggtgacctttgaccgcacAGTCAACATCAAGGAGATCTGCTGGAACCTCAGCAGCATCAGA CTGCGAGACTGCGAGCTCAGCCCCGTGGTGAACCGCGACCTGGCGCACCGCATCCGGGCGGTCAGCGGCATCTCGGCCCACAAGGTCATCGTGCAGGCCGACCTGAAGCTGGCCGCCCGCCTCGTCCAGCTGATGGACAGCAAGCACGAGCTGTTCACCGGGGAGCCCGGCTGGGACGCCCGCAAGCAGAAGGCCAAGGAGGACAAgcagaaggagaaggaggaggagaagaagaagaaggaagagtcGGAGGCTGCTGCCGCCGCCGCGACGGCGGGCGGGGACGCAGAGAAGGGCGAGAAAACGGAGGAGGGGAGCATCGAGGAGAAAGAAGAG CCCAAACCTGTAAAGGAGGAGCCACGAGAACCCCTCCCGGCAAGGAACCCGGTCCTGGAGAACATCACCGACTACCTGGTGGAGGAGCTGAGCGCCGAGGAGGAGGTGTTGCTAGGCAAGAAGGCAGACGGGGAGGAGGAGGGACAGGAGGTCGGGGACGTGACCTTCGAGAAGGATGAACACCTCTGCAAG GTCTTGGACAGATTGCTGCTCTACCTACGCGTCGTTCACTCAATAGACTACTACAACTGCTCCGTCTATGGCATCGAAGACGAGATGCCCAACCGGTGCGGCATCATGCACTGCCGGGGACAGAACCCTCCCACAAGAATCACGCAGAAAGACA TGGAGAACTGGCAGACCAACTTTGAGAACAAGCTGCAGCCACTGATGAACATCAAAGCCAAGATGAGTGATGAAGAACTCACGAAACTGGGCAAGAAAGATCAGGATCT GGAGGTGGACAAGTTCATCAAGGCCAACACCAAGGAGATGGCAAAGGACAAGTGGCTGTGTCCGCTCAGTGGCAAGAAGTTCAAAGGGCCAGAGTTTGTCAAGAAGCACATCTTCAACAAGCACAACGACAAGATTGAGGCTGTCAAGAAAGAG GTCCTCTTCTTCAACAACTACCTCCAAGACTCCGCCAGACACAGGATCTTGGAATCCGCCAAGCCCAAGCCGGCTCCCAGCAGCTCCAGGGAGGGGCAGGGCGACCAGGGGCACAACGGCCAGAGAGGCGGTTACCATGGCTACCAGCAGCAGAGTAGCTACGACGGCCAGCGCGAGAGGCAGCAGCAGCCTCTGTATACTCAAAACAGAG GTTATTCGCAGCAAGGGCGGGGAGGATACGACCAGGGCTATGGCTACTCCAGCCAGGGACCCCCCCAGAGGCAGTACCAGCGAAGGTGA
- the LOC140240098 gene encoding serrate RNA effector molecule homolog isoform X1: MSPTQMRNRNRTFRNDWTRRDFPDYDRGRQDRYSPPSRRNDISPPAKRQRRDWDNSGYGYDGGHGNQGYGGYRSGWGGGGGGGGGGGGSGGGMMRSGQRGQYQGQGHGRHGMDNEQGGRGESGSASGQMLSFKQFLASQEDSIDDQEAVKKYNEYKLEFHKAQLSEFFLAHKDEEWFRTKYYPDECERQQAETEDAIDRRLRVFMEFFKKGDVDKVGLQSDQSEGVIRLLDSVVIRLEGGTDLDLSILDQPEPTRIGERERSVSESARPPKVEEKPQDSKKEEGEEDGEEVEKEEKKADVEDGEAESKETEEDKKTTEGEEGPTPPPPKDDDSKVSLPEPIPPPPAQDDEKKDEEEAEKEGDTGHQSKKRKRGKKRKRPRDQEYSDSESDISSSSGSSESEESDQEQEMQEPEPAPPGLESNTDKGASESDNKLEEGEAKEEGEEGEEGEGEKEEQEEGEKEPEQPKPRALHKTFSIFIRNVAPIIKKEEIVALCKRYKGFMRVALAEPQPDRNFQRHGWVTFDRTVNIKEICWNLSSIRLRDCELSPVVNRDLAHRIRAVSGISAHKVIVQADLKLAARLVQLMDSKHELFTGEPGWDARKQKAKEDKQKEKEEEKKKKEESEAAAAAATAGGDAEKGEKTEEGSIEEKEEPKPVKEEPREPLPARNPVLENITDYLVEELSAEEEVLLGKKADGEEEGQEVGDVTFEKDEHLCKVLDRLLLYLRVVHSIDYYNCSVYGIEDEMPNRCGIMHCRGQNPPTRITQKDMENWQTNFENKLQPLMNIKAKMSDEELTKLGKKDQDLEVDKFIKANTKEMAKDKWLCPLSGKKFKGPEFVKKHIFNKHNDKIEAVKKEVLFFNNYLQDSARHRILESAKPKPAPSSSREGQGDQGHNGQRGGYHGYQQQSSYDGQRERQQQPLYTQNRGYSQQGRGGYDQGYGYSSQGPPQRQYQRRGDPRSIIQYRDLDAPDDSDFF; this comes from the exons ATGTCTCCTACTCAAATGAGGAACAGGAA TCGCACGTTTCGCAATGATTGGACCAGAAGAGACTTCCCCGACTACGACAGAGGGCGCCAGGATCGGTACAGCCCGCCATCCCGTCGCAACGACATTAGCCCACCAGCCAAGAGACAGCGACGTGACTG GGACAACAGCGGCTACGGCTATGATGGTGGCCACGGTAACCAAGGTTACGGAGGATATCGCAGTGGCTGGGGAGGAGGCGGTGGAGGGGGCGGTGGTGGCGGCGGCAGCGGAGGCGGCATGATGAGAAGCGGCCAGAGAGGGCAGTATCAAGGGCAAGGTCATGG CAGGCATGGTATGGACAACGAGCAAGGGGGTCGTGGGGAGAGCGGCTCTGCCAGCGGCCAGATGCTCAGCTTCAAGCAGTTCCTGGCCTCGCAGGAGGACTCCATCGATGACCAGGAGGCCGTCAAGAAGTACAACGAGTACAAGCTGGAGTTCCACAAGGCCCAGCTCAGCGAGTTCTTCCTGGCCCACAAAGATGAGGAATG GTTCCGCACCAAGTACTACCCGGACGAGTGTGAGCGGCAGCAGGCCGAAACGGAAGATGCCATAGACCGCCGTCTCCGTGTTTTCATGGAGTTCTTCAAGAAGGGCGACGTGGACAAAGTCGGGCTGCAGTCGGACCAGTCTGAGGGCGTGATACGTCTCTTGGACTCGG TCGTGATACGCCTGGAGGGCGGAACAGACCTGGACCTCAGCATCCTGGATCAGCCGGAGCCCACCAGAATCGGAGAGAGGGAACGGAGTGTGTCGGAGTCTGCCAGACCCCCCAAAGTTGAAGAAAA ACCCCAGGATTCCAAGAAAGAGGAGGGCGAGGAAGATGGAGAGGAGGTagagaaggaggagaaaaaggCCGACGTGGAAGATGGAGAAGCAGAGAGCAAGGAGACAGAAGAGGACAAAAAGACAACGGAGGGCGAGGAGGGACCAACACCCCCACCTCCCAAAGAT GATGATAGTAAAGTGTCTCTTCCAGAGCCCATCCCACCACCTCCTGCTCAAGATGACGAgaagaaagatgaagaagaagccGAAAAG GAGGGGGACACAGGACACCAGtccaagaagaggaagagggggaAGAAGCGCAAGCGTCCCAGGGACCAGGAGTACAGCGACAGCGAGAGCGACATCAGCAGCAGTAGTGGGAGCAGCGAGTCGGAGGAGTCCGATCAGGAGCAGGAGATGCAGGAACCAGAGCCGGCCCCTCCAG GTTTGGAGAGCAACACAGACAAGGGAGCGTCGGAGAGCGACAACAAGCTGGAGGAGGGGGAGGCCAAGGAGGAAGGGGAAGAAGGCgaggagggagaaggggagaAAGAGGAGCAGGAGGAAGGGGAGAAGGAGCCGGAGCAGCCCAAGCCCCGCGCCCTCCACAAGACCTTCTCCATCTTCATACGCAACGTCGCCCCGATCATCAAGAAGGAAGAAATTGTGGCG CTGTGCAAGAGGTACAAGGGATTTATGAGGGTGGCCTTGGCTGAACCCCAGCCGGACAGGAACTTCCAGCGACACGGttgggtgacctttgaccgcacAGTCAACATCAAGGAGATCTGCTGGAACCTCAGCAGCATCAGA CTGCGAGACTGCGAGCTCAGCCCCGTGGTGAACCGCGACCTGGCGCACCGCATCCGGGCGGTCAGCGGCATCTCGGCCCACAAGGTCATCGTGCAGGCCGACCTGAAGCTGGCCGCCCGCCTCGTCCAGCTGATGGACAGCAAGCACGAGCTGTTCACCGGGGAGCCCGGCTGGGACGCCCGCAAGCAGAAGGCCAAGGAGGACAAgcagaaggagaaggaggaggagaagaagaagaaggaagagtcGGAGGCTGCTGCCGCCGCCGCGACGGCGGGCGGGGACGCAGAGAAGGGCGAGAAAACGGAGGAGGGGAGCATCGAGGAGAAAGAAGAG CCCAAACCTGTAAAGGAGGAGCCACGAGAACCCCTCCCGGCAAGGAACCCGGTCCTGGAGAACATCACCGACTACCTGGTGGAGGAGCTGAGCGCCGAGGAGGAGGTGTTGCTAGGCAAGAAGGCAGACGGGGAGGAGGAGGGACAGGAGGTCGGGGACGTGACCTTCGAGAAGGATGAACACCTCTGCAAG GTCTTGGACAGATTGCTGCTCTACCTACGCGTCGTTCACTCAATAGACTACTACAACTGCTCCGTCTATGGCATCGAAGACGAGATGCCCAACCGGTGCGGCATCATGCACTGCCGGGGACAGAACCCTCCCACAAGAATCACGCAGAAAGACA TGGAGAACTGGCAGACCAACTTTGAGAACAAGCTGCAGCCACTGATGAACATCAAAGCCAAGATGAGTGATGAAGAACTCACGAAACTGGGCAAGAAAGATCAGGATCT GGAGGTGGACAAGTTCATCAAGGCCAACACCAAGGAGATGGCAAAGGACAAGTGGCTGTGTCCGCTCAGTGGCAAGAAGTTCAAAGGGCCAGAGTTTGTCAAGAAGCACATCTTCAACAAGCACAACGACAAGATTGAGGCTGTCAAGAAAGAG GTCCTCTTCTTCAACAACTACCTCCAAGACTCCGCCAGACACAGGATCTTGGAATCCGCCAAGCCCAAGCCGGCTCCCAGCAGCTCCAGGGAGGGGCAGGGCGACCAGGGGCACAACGGCCAGAGAGGCGGTTACCATGGCTACCAGCAGCAGAGTAGCTACGACGGCCAGCGCGAGAGGCAGCAGCAGCCTCTGTATACTCAAAACAGAG GTTATTCGCAGCAAGGGCGGGGAGGATACGACCAGGGCTATGGCTACTCCAGCCAGGGACCCCCCCAGAGGCAGTACCAGCGAAG AGGTGACCCACGCTCCATCATCCAGTATCGCGACCTGGACGCTCCCGACGACAGTGACTTCTTCTAA